In Thermodesulfovibrio thiophilus DSM 17215, a single genomic region encodes these proteins:
- the ispE gene encoding 4-(cytidine 5'-diphospho)-2-C-methyl-D-erythritol kinase has protein sequence MLTYKAFAKINWALSVLNKRNDGYHDIISLMHAIDLYDTLIFEPSSGIEIQTELPIKRVNNLIYKAIIALQQYTGIKKGIKVTLHKQIPIGAGLGGGSSDAATTLKALNELWGLNLGVNTLQEIGASIGSDVPFFFNLPLCIVEGRGDIIKPLKIEKSYTLVIVKPKFSISTKWAYEFLNLETELTTEYKKINNNIWQLYLLLYEGAYSNFHSWNDLEKSVSRKYPEIEKIKKKLLEAGALMSLLSGSGSTVFGVFNNEVDANETLKIFEGYWCKVVQTLTSY, from the coding sequence ATGCTCACCTACAAAGCTTTTGCCAAAATAAACTGGGCTTTATCAGTTTTAAATAAAAGAAATGATGGCTATCACGATATCATTTCACTTATGCATGCCATAGATCTTTATGATACATTAATTTTTGAGCCTTCCTCAGGTATCGAAATTCAGACAGAACTACCAATAAAAAGAGTGAATAATCTTATTTATAAAGCTATCATAGCGTTACAGCAGTATACAGGAATTAAAAAAGGTATAAAAGTAACACTGCATAAACAGATTCCAATAGGTGCTGGACTTGGAGGTGGAAGCTCTGATGCAGCTACCACTTTAAAAGCTTTAAATGAACTATGGGGCCTTAATCTTGGTGTAAATACCTTGCAGGAAATAGGTGCTTCTATAGGTAGTGATGTTCCTTTTTTCTTTAATCTTCCTCTCTGTATTGTTGAAGGCCGTGGGGATATAATTAAGCCTTTAAAAATTGAAAAATCATATACACTTGTAATTGTTAAACCCAAGTTCAGTATTTCTACTAAATGGGCATATGAATTTTTAAATTTAGAAACTGAATTGACAACAGAATATAAAAAAATAAATAATAATATTTGGCAGTTATATCTACTTTTATATGAGGGAGCTTATTCTAATTTTCATTCTTGGAATGATTTAGAAAAAAGTGTTTCCAGGAAATATCCTGAAATAGAAAAAATCAAGAAGAAATTATTAGAAGCGGGTGCTCTGATGAGCCTGTTGAGCGGTAGTGGTTCTACAGTATTTGGTGTTTTTAATAACGAAGTTGATGCTAATGAAACATTAAAAATTTTTGAGGGATACTGGTGCAAAGTGGTTCAGACTTTAACGTCGTATTAG
- a CDS encoding tetratricopeptide repeat protein, protein MRYIILILFCIFIPILTHAQEEQAYFNFIAGYYSVINEDFNNAINYYKEALKTDPSSKLLKVILADSYLKTDNLEMARQYTDEVLNEDSENIEALKVLAAIYMKERNVNEAVKVYEKILDKSPNKIEVLSKIGNLYLISGMYDKAIETFEKILKEDSENIMALHFLGVIYIEKKDFKSAREKFKTILKINPDYEPAYTNLGAVEELEGNFKEAEKCFKKALELNPENLFARERLISLYLSQKSYDEAIKELETLKGQKSEPEEIHEKLALLYLQTKQYDKATEELEYLLSKHPNDLNLMYYLSLVYIETGKLDEAEQVLKHIISINPKQINAFLNLATVYFKQKKLTEALNIYDEILQFAENIPEIYIYAAETALDLKDYQKAKQYIDKAISKFPDNPDVNFVAGVVFDKLGQFEETEKFMKKAISLDPDNAEALNYLGYSYADRGINLKEARSLIEKAVELKPNNGYYIDSLGWVYFKLGDKQNALKYLLEAIKYVKDDPVILEHLGDIYKELGNYKEALKTWQEAMKYHEKEEGVKERLEKKIKDLNQLIKN, encoded by the coding sequence ATGCGTTATATTATTCTTATTCTTTTTTGCATCTTTATACCAATTTTAACCCACGCTCAGGAAGAGCAGGCTTATTTCAATTTTATAGCGGGATATTATTCAGTCATAAATGAGGATTTCAATAACGCTATCAATTATTATAAAGAAGCTTTAAAAACTGATCCCTCATCAAAACTTCTTAAAGTCATTTTAGCTGATTCATATTTAAAAACTGATAATTTAGAAATGGCAAGACAATACACCGATGAAGTTTTGAATGAAGATTCAGAAAATATTGAAGCTTTGAAGGTTCTTGCTGCAATTTATATGAAAGAAAGAAATGTTAATGAAGCTGTTAAGGTATATGAAAAAATTCTTGATAAATCCCCAAATAAAATTGAAGTTCTTTCAAAAATTGGAAATCTGTATCTTATCTCTGGCATGTATGATAAAGCCATTGAGACCTTTGAAAAAATACTTAAGGAAGATTCTGAAAATATAATGGCTCTACATTTTCTTGGAGTGATTTATATTGAAAAAAAGGATTTCAAATCAGCACGAGAAAAATTTAAAACAATTCTTAAAATAAATCCCGATTATGAACCTGCATATACAAATCTTGGAGCAGTAGAAGAACTTGAAGGAAATTTTAAAGAAGCAGAAAAATGTTTCAAAAAAGCATTGGAATTAAATCCTGAAAATCTTTTTGCTAGGGAAAGATTGATAAGTTTATATCTCTCTCAGAAATCATATGATGAAGCAATAAAAGAGCTTGAAACACTTAAAGGACAAAAATCTGAACCTGAAGAGATTCATGAAAAACTGGCACTGCTTTATTTACAGACAAAGCAGTATGATAAGGCTACTGAAGAGCTTGAATATCTTTTATCAAAGCATCCCAATGATTTGAATTTAATGTATTACCTTTCTCTTGTTTACATTGAAACAGGCAAATTAGATGAAGCAGAGCAAGTTTTAAAACATATTATTTCTATTAATCCAAAACAAATTAATGCATTTTTGAATCTTGCCACAGTTTATTTTAAGCAGAAAAAACTTACAGAGGCATTGAACATATATGATGAAATCTTGCAGTTTGCTGAGAATATCCCTGAAATTTATATTTATGCTGCTGAGACTGCGTTGGATTTAAAGGATTATCAAAAGGCAAAGCAGTATATTGATAAAGCTATATCTAAATTTCCTGATAATCCAGATGTAAATTTTGTGGCAGGAGTTGTTTTTGATAAACTTGGTCAGTTTGAAGAAACAGAAAAATTTATGAAAAAAGCAATTTCTCTTGACCCTGACAATGCAGAAGCCCTTAACTATCTTGGCTATAGCTATGCTGATAGAGGTATTAATCTTAAAGAGGCTCGTTCTTTAATTGAAAAAGCGGTTGAACTGAAACCAAACAACGGATACTATATTGACAGTCTTGGATGGGTTTATTTTAAACTTGGCGATAAACAAAATGCTTTGAAGTATCTTCTTGAAGCAATAAAATATGTAAAGGATGATCCTGTTATTCTTGAACATCTTGGAGATATATACAAAGAACTTGGAAACTATAAAGAAGCCTTAAAAACTTGGCAAGAAGCAATGAAGTATCATGAAAAAGAAGAAGGCGTTAAAGAAAGATTAGAGAAAAAAATAAAGGATCTTAATCAGCTTATAAAAAATTAA